One window of Liquorilactobacillus nagelii DSM 13675 genomic DNA carries:
- a CDS encoding CorA family divalent cation transporter has translation MILKNYIFKNKKILVAQEKERIDWVSLIKPTEEEIKYITSKYFLPRDIIRESSNLNTASHINYITNLKQQQITEILLLCAGEGTFGKNNVTTGYPLLILLVDSTIITVTDIILPFIAPPKKLGEVNNNKEELAIHLISSVYEEFKKQLLKIESEIIGIERNIHKLQTNSAGLDRLAACQKSIVFLESALESNEKPSNIF, from the coding sequence ATGATTTTAAAAAACTATATTTTTAAAAATAAGAAAATACTTGTGGCACAAGAAAAAGAACGGATCGACTGGGTTAGTTTAATAAAACCGACTGAGGAGGAAATAAAATACATTACGTCAAAATATTTTTTACCTAGAGATATTATTCGCGAAAGTTCTAATTTAAATACAGCCTCTCACATTAATTACATTACTAATCTAAAACAGCAGCAAATTACTGAAATATTATTGTTATGTGCTGGAGAAGGTACATTTGGGAAAAATAATGTTACTACGGGCTATCCATTACTAATACTGCTAGTTGATAGTACCATAATAACCGTTACTGACATTATTTTACCTTTCATAGCCCCCCCAAAAAAATTAGGCGAAGTTAATAATAATAAAGAAGAGTTAGCCATACACCTTATAAGTTCAGTTTACGAAGAATTTAAAAAACAGCTTCTAAAAATAGAAAGTGAAATAATAGGAATAGAAAGAAATATTCATAAGCTCCAAACTAACAGCGCTGGGTTAGACAGGCTTGCTGCTTGTCAAAAAAGCATCGTGTTTTTAGAAAGCGCTTTAGAAAGTAATGAAAAACCTTCCAATATATTTTAG
- a CDS encoding glycosyltransferase encodes MLELAQRLPDNWQIKLAGDGPDKEWLKNEVHSKKIEKQFIILDSLPDEELQEHYRNGSIFVITSRWEGFPLVIGEAMNFGLPIVSMWNTGSQEYLQSGKYGIIIADHNTEHLYRKLLPLLKNIDLRQNLETLQHNGHTTSDYLILMKNGIYFLVN; translated from the coding sequence TTGTTAGAATTGGCGCAACGCTTGCCCGATAATTGGCAAATAAAGTTGGCTGGTGATGGGCCTGACAAAGAATGGTTAAAAAATGAGGTTCATAGCAAAAAAATAGAGAAACAATTTATTATTTTAGATTCCTTACCCGACGAGGAATTACAAGAACATTATAGAAATGGCTCAATCTTTGTAATAACTTCTAGGTGGGAGGGATTTCCATTAGTTATCGGTGAAGCTATGAACTTTGGGCTGCCAATTGTGAGTATGTGGAATACAGGTTCACAAGAATATTTACAAAGTGGAAAATATGGAATAATAATCGCAGACCATAATACAGAGCATCTCTACAGAAAACTATTACCATTATTGAAAAATATTGACTTGCGACAAAATTTGGAAACCTTGCAACACAACGGTCACACGACTTCCGACTACCTTATATTAATGAAAAATGGAATTTACTTTTTAGTCAATTAA